In the genome of Streptomyces sp. SLBN-118, the window GTTCAGCCGCTGCTCACCGTTACCGATCGGCAGCGGTACGTACGCGGCGGGCAGCCCGACGGCGGAGAGTTCGGCGACGGTCATCGCGCCCGCGCGGCAGAGCATCATGTCGGCCGCGGCGTACGCGAGGTCCATCCGGTCCACGTACGGTACCGGGATGTAGGGCGGCATTCCGGGCATGTTGTCCACGTGCGGCAGTTCGTTCTTCGGGCCCACCGCGTGCAGGATCTGGATGCCGGAGCGCTGGAGCACCGGAGCGATCTGCTGGATGACCTCGTTGAGGCGGCGGGCACCCTGAGAGCCGCCGGAGACCAGCAGCGTAGGCAGGTTGGGGTCGAGCCCGAAGGCGGCGCGTGCCTCGGGGCGGACGCGGGCGCGGTCCAGGGTCGCGATGGTGTGGCGCAGCGGGATGCCGATGTAGCGGGAGTTGCGCAGCTTGCTGTCGGGCGTGGCGACGGCGACACCGGCCGCGTACCGCGAGCCGATCTTGTTGGCCAGGCCGGGCCGGGCGTTGGCCTCGTGGACCACGATCGGCACACCGAGGCGCTTGGCGGCCAGATAGCCGGGCAGCGCGACATAGCCGCCGAAGCCGACGACGCAGTCCGCCTTCGTACGCTCCAGGATCTGCTCGGCGGCCTTGATCGTGCCGCGCAGCCGCCCGGGGACGGTGATCAGCTCAGGGGTGGGCTTGCGCGGCAGCGGAACGGCGGGGATGAGCGCCAGCTCGTAGCCCCGCTCGGGCACGAGCCTGGTCTCGAGTCCCTTCTCCGTACCGAGGGCCGTGATCCCCACGGTCGGGTCCTGCCTGCGCAGGGCGTCCGCGAGGGCGAGCGCGGGCTCGATGTGGCCGGCGGTCCCCCCACCGGCGAGTACGACATGCACCGAAATTCACCGCTCTCCGGACGGACGCTTCTTGACGCGCCGCCTCATCGTTTTCCATCTCACCCCGGGCCTCCGCACGGCCAGTGCCGCCTTCGCGGCCGGGTCCTCTCGCGCGAAGGCGATCAGCAGCCCCACAGCGAACATGGTCGGCAGCAGGGCCGACCCTCCGTAGGAGAACAGCGGGAGCGGGACACCGGCGATCGGCAGCAGGCCGAGCACCGCACCGATGTTGACCACGGCCTGGGCCGTGATCCAGGTGGTCACACCTCCCGCCGCGTACCTCACGAAGGGGTCCTCCGTTCGTCCGGCCACGCGGATACCCGCATAGCCTAGGGCCGCGAACAGGGCGAGCACCGACAGCGTCCCCGCCAGACCGAGTTCCTCCCCGGCGATGGCGAAGATGAAATCGGTGTGAGGTTCGGGGAGTTGACCCCATTTTTCCACACTTGCACCGAGACCGGAACCGAACCATCCGCCAGACGCAAGAGCATAGATGCCGTGCACAGCCTGCCAGCACTCGCCCTTGGGACCGAGGTCGATCGCGCCGATGCAGGAGAGCCGGGACATCCGGTTCGCATTTGTCTTGATGAGCATCAGACCGACGACGGCGGCGATGCCGAGCACGCCCGCGAACAGCCTGGTCGGCGCTCCCGCCAGCCACAGCAGGCCGAAGAGGATCGCGGTGAGGATGATCGCCGTGCCCATGTCGCCGCCGAGCATGATCAGGCCGAGCAGCAGGAAGGCCACGGGGACGAGCGGGACCAGCATGTGCTTCCACTGGGTGAGCAGCCGTTTGTCCTGCTTGCGGGCCAGCAGGTCGGCGCCCCACAGGATCAGGGCCAGCTTGCCGAACTCGCTCGGCTGGAGCTGGAAGGGCCCGCCCAGATAGATCCAGTTCTGGTTGCCGTTGACCGCATGCCCTATCCCGGGGATCTGGACGAGCACCATCAGGAAGACGGCGCCCATCAGCAGCGGGTACGACAGGGCCCGGTGGAGCTTGGCGGGCATCCGGGACGCGACCAGGAGCAGGCCGGTGCCGATGGCCGCGGCGAGGAACTGCTTGCGGAAGAAGTACGAGGCCGGGAGTGACAGCTCCAGCGCCTTGATCATCGAGGCGGAGTAGACCATCACCAGGCCGAGCACGGTGATCAGCAGGCTGCTGCCGAGGATCAGGTAGTAGGCGGTCAGCGGGCGGTCCCAGGCGCGGCGCGCCTGCTCGTACAGCCTCCGGGCGCCTCTGTTGCGGGACGGACGGGGCGGGCGGGGAGCGGCGCTCGGCCTGCGCGTGATGGCGGGGCTCCGCCCCGGACGCCTCGCTTCGACCGCCTCGGAGGCTCCATCGGAGCCCGTCCGGCGGCCCAGTACTCGCCCGAAGGGGGCGGCGGTGTCATCGGCCGGCATGGTCGCTGTCCCCTCCAGTCGTGCCTGGCGCGGGGGTCTGGCCGGTCAGGCGCGCTCGGCGGGGAGTTCACGGACCGCGTCCGCGAACGCCTCGCCTCGCTTGTTGTAGTTGGCGAACATGTCCATCGACGCACAGGCCGGAGCCAGCACAACCGTGTCCCCGGGACGGGCCAGCCGCGCCGCTTCCCGGACCGCCGCCGACATCGCCCCAGTGTCTGTCCGGTCGAGGTCGACGACCGGGACTTCGGGGGCGTGTCGCGCGAGGGCTTCGCGGATCAGTGCGCGGTCCGCTCCCATCAGTACGACGCCGCGGAGCCGCTGCGTGGACTTCGACACGAGTTCGTCGAAGGTCGCCCCCTTGGCCAGTCCGCCCGCGATCCACACGATCGGGTCGTAGGCGGCCAGGGAGGCTTCCGCGGCATGGGTGTTGGTGGCCTTGGAGTCGTCGATGTACGCGACACCGGCCACGTCCGCGATCTTCTCGATACGGTGCGGGTCGGGCCGGAAGCTGCGCAGTCCGTCGCGTACGGCAGCGGGTGCGACACCGTACGCACGGGCCAGCGCCGCCGCCGCAAGGGCGTTGGCGATGTTGTGCGGAGCCGGCGGGCTGACGTCGGCGACCTCGGCGAGCTCCTGGGCCTGCTTGTGCCGGTTGTCGACGAAGGCGCGGTCGACCAGGATCCCGTCCACGACGCCGAGTTGGGAGGGTCCCGGCGTGCCGAGGGTGAAGCCGATCGCCCGGCAGCCCTCCTCGACGTCGGCCTCGCGCACCAGGTCCTCGGTCGCCTTGTCGGCGGCGTTGTAGACGCAGGCGACCGTGTTGCCCTCGTAGATACGGCCCTTGTCGGCGGCGTACGCCTCCATCGAGCCGTGCCAGTCGAGGTGGTCCGGGGCCAGGTTGAGCACGACAGCGGAGTGGGCGCGCAGCGAGGGCGCCCAGTGCAGCTGATAGCTGGAGAGTTCGACGGCGAGGACGTCGTACGTCGTGTCGCCGAGCACCGCGTCGAGGAGCGAGACGCCGATGTTGCCGACGGCGGCCGTGCGCAGACCCGCGGCTTCGAGGATCGAGGCGAGCATCCGCACGGTCGTGGTCTTGCCGTTGGTGCCGGTGACCGCGAGCCAGGGCGCGGCGCCCGGACCGCGCAGCCGCCACGCCAGTTCGACGTCGCCCCAGACGGGTACGTCCGCCTCGGCCGCGGCCAGGAAGAGCGGCTTGTCCGGCTTCCAGCCGGGTGTGGTGACGATGAGTTCGGTGCCCTCGGGCAGGGTCGCCCCGTCGCCGAGGCGGACGGTGATTCCCTCCGCCTCCAGCTCGGCGGCCTGCGCGCGGGAGCGCTCGTCGTCACCGTCGTTGACGACGGTGACGACGGCGCCCAGACCGTGGAGCACACGGGCGGCCGGGATCCCGGACACCCCGAGACCCGCGACGGTGACCCGCTTGCCCTGCCAGTCCTGCACACTCACTTGTCGGCCGCCCAGCCCGCGTAGAAGAGCCCGAGACCCACGATGACGCACATGCCCTGAATGATCCAGAAGCGGACCACCACAAGGACTTCGGACCATCCCTTGAGTTCGAAGTGGTGCTGGAGCGGTGCCATGCGGAAGACCCGCTTACCGGTCATCTTGAAGGAACCGACCTGGATGACCACGGACATGGTGATCAGAACGAACAGGCCGCCGAGGAGGGCGAGCAGAAACTCCGTACGGGAGCAGATCGCCAGGCCGGCGAGCGCGCCGCCGAGGGCGAGCGAACCGGTGTCCCCCATGAAGATCTTGGCGGGCGAGGTGTTCCACCACAGGAAGCCGAAGCAGGAACCCATCAGTGCGGAGGCGACGACGGCGAGATCGAGCGGATCTCGTACTTCGAAGCAGGCGTTGGGGTTGGTGAGGGTCACCGCGTTCGCGCAGGACTCCTGGAACTGCCAGAGCCCGATGAAGGTGTACGCGCCGAAGACCATCACCGAGGCGCCGGTGGCCAGGCCGTCCAGACCGTCCGTCAGATTCACGCCGTTGGACATCGCGAGAATCATGAACAGGGCCCAGACCACGAAGAGCACCGGGCCGATCGACCAGCCGAAGTCCGTGATGAACGACAACTTGGTGGAGGCGGGGGTCTGGTGGCGGCTGTCGGCGAACTGCAGTGACAGCACGGCGAAGGCGATGCCGACGATAAGCTGTCCCGCCATCTTCGCCTTGGCCCGCAGGCCGAGCGAACGCTGCTTGACGATCTTGATGTAGTCGTCGAGGAAGCCGACGAGTCCCATGCCGGCCGTCAGGAAGAGCACCAGCACACCCGAGAAGGTCGGGTCCTCGCCGGTGATCACCTTGGACAGCGCGTACGCGATCACCGTAGCCAGGATGAAGGCGATGCCGCCCATGGTGGGCGTGCCCTTCTTGCTGCCGTGGCTGCGCGGGCCGTCGTCCCGGATGAACTGCCCGTATCCCTTGCGGGCCAGGAGTTTGATCAGCAGCGGGGTACCGACCAGGGTCAGAAAGAGCCCGATGGCTCCCGCGAAGAGGATCTGCCTCATCGGCCGGCGACCTCGCCCTCGGTCGTGGTCTCGAGCAGCGCCTGGGCGACCCGCTCGAGCCCGACCGACCTGGAAGCCTTCACCAGCACGACGTCTCCCGGTCGCAGTTCACTGCGCAACAGGTCGACCGCCGCCTGCGCGTCGGACACGTGCACCGACTCCTCACCCCACGAACCCTCGTTATATGCGCCCAGCTGTAGCCAGGACGCTTCCCTGCCCCCGACTGCGACGAGCTTGCTGACGTTGAGCCGGACGGCGAGCCGCCCGACCGCGTCGTGCTCGGCGAGCGCTTCGCCTCCGAGCTCGGCCATCTGGCCGAGCACCGCCCAGGTCCGCCTCCCCTGGCCCATGGCGGCGAGCGCACGCAGCGCGGCTCTCATGGACTCGGGGTTCGCGTTGTAGGCGTCGTTGACGACCGTCACGCCGTCCGGACGCTCGGTGACCTCCATGCGCCAGCGCGAGAGGGTGCCGGCCTCGGAGAGCGCCGGAGCGATCTCGTCGACGGACATGCCCAGCTCATGGGCGACGGCGGCCGCGGCGAGCGCGTTCGACACGTGGTGCTCACCGTACAGCCGCATGGTCACGTCACTGCACCCGGTGGGGGTGTGGAGTGTGAAGGAAGGCTGTCCCTGCTCGGTGAGCCGGACATTCTCGGCACGTACGTCCGCGTCTGCGGCTTCTCCGAAGAGGATCACGCGGGCCTTGGTACGGGACGCCATGGCTCGTACGAGGGGGTCGTCGGCGTTGAGGACGGCCACACCGCCCGCATCGGCCGGGGGCAGGGCTTCGACGATCTCGCCCTTGGCCTCGGCGATCTGCTCACGGCCGCCGAACTCGCCGATGTGCGCGGTTCCGACGTTGAGCACGAGGGAGATCTTCGGTGGGACCAGGCCGGTGAGGTAGCGGATGTCGCCGATGTAGCGGGCGCCCATCTCGAGGACGAGGTGCTCGGTGTCCTCGGTGG includes:
- the murD gene encoding UDP-N-acetylmuramoyl-L-alanine--D-glutamate ligase, which encodes MSVQDWQGKRVTVAGLGVSGIPAARVLHGLGAVVTVVNDGDDERSRAQAAELEAEGITVRLGDGATLPEGTELIVTTPGWKPDKPLFLAAAEADVPVWGDVELAWRLRGPGAAPWLAVTGTNGKTTTVRMLASILEAAGLRTAAVGNIGVSLLDAVLGDTTYDVLAVELSSYQLHWAPSLRAHSAVVLNLAPDHLDWHGSMEAYAADKGRIYEGNTVACVYNAADKATEDLVREADVEEGCRAIGFTLGTPGPSQLGVVDGILVDRAFVDNRHKQAQELAEVADVSPPAPHNIANALAAAALARAYGVAPAAVRDGLRSFRPDPHRIEKIADVAGVAYIDDSKATNTHAAEASLAAYDPIVWIAGGLAKGATFDELVSKSTQRLRGVVLMGADRALIREALARHAPEVPVVDLDRTDTGAMSAAVREAARLARPGDTVVLAPACASMDMFANYNKRGEAFADAVRELPAERA
- the mraY gene encoding phospho-N-acetylmuramoyl-pentapeptide-transferase, which produces MRQILFAGAIGLFLTLVGTPLLIKLLARKGYGQFIRDDGPRSHGSKKGTPTMGGIAFILATVIAYALSKVITGEDPTFSGVLVLFLTAGMGLVGFLDDYIKIVKQRSLGLRAKAKMAGQLIVGIAFAVLSLQFADSRHQTPASTKLSFITDFGWSIGPVLFVVWALFMILAMSNGVNLTDGLDGLATGASVMVFGAYTFIGLWQFQESCANAVTLTNPNACFEVRDPLDLAVVASALMGSCFGFLWWNTSPAKIFMGDTGSLALGGALAGLAICSRTEFLLALLGGLFVLITMSVVIQVGSFKMTGKRVFRMAPLQHHFELKGWSEVLVVVRFWIIQGMCVIVGLGLFYAGWAADK
- the ftsW gene encoding putative lipid II flippase FtsW, yielding MPADDTAAPFGRVLGRRTGSDGASEAVEARRPGRSPAITRRPSAAPRPPRPSRNRGARRLYEQARRAWDRPLTAYYLILGSSLLITVLGLVMVYSASMIKALELSLPASYFFRKQFLAAAIGTGLLLVASRMPAKLHRALSYPLLMGAVFLMVLVQIPGIGHAVNGNQNWIYLGGPFQLQPSEFGKLALILWGADLLARKQDKRLLTQWKHMLVPLVPVAFLLLGLIMLGGDMGTAIILTAILFGLLWLAGAPTRLFAGVLGIAAVVGLMLIKTNANRMSRLSCIGAIDLGPKGECWQAVHGIYALASGGWFGSGLGASVEKWGQLPEPHTDFIFAIAGEELGLAGTLSVLALFAALGYAGIRVAGRTEDPFVRYAAGGVTTWITAQAVVNIGAVLGLLPIAGVPLPLFSYGGSALLPTMFAVGLLIAFAREDPAAKAALAVRRPGVRWKTMRRRVKKRPSGER
- the murG gene encoding undecaprenyldiphospho-muramoylpentapeptide beta-N-acetylglucosaminyltransferase, whose translation is MHVVLAGGGTAGHIEPALALADALRRQDPTVGITALGTEKGLETRLVPERGYELALIPAVPLPRKPTPELITVPGRLRGTIKAAEQILERTKADCVVGFGGYVALPGYLAAKRLGVPIVVHEANARPGLANKIGSRYAAGVAVATPDSKLRNSRYIGIPLRHTIATLDRARVRPEARAAFGLDPNLPTLLVSGGSQGARRLNEVIQQIAPVLQRSGIQILHAVGPKNELPHVDNMPGMPPYIPVPYVDRMDLAYAAADMMLCRAGAMTVAELSAVGLPAAYVPLPIGNGEQRLNAQPVVKAGGGLLVDDAELTPEWVQGNVLPVLADPHRLYEMSRAAAEFGRRDADDLLVGMVYEAIAARRKA
- the murF gene encoding UDP-N-acetylmuramoyl-tripeptide--D-alanyl-D-alanine ligase, giving the protein MIVLSLAEIAEIVSGQSYDIPDPDLRVTGPVVTDSRAVRPGSLFAAFAGENVDGHDYAERAVAAGAVAVLATRPVGVPAIVVPDVTAALGALARSVVERLGTTTVALTGSSGKTSTKDLIAQVLQRKGPTVYPAGNLNNEIGLPLTALRATEDTEHLVLEMGARYIGDIRYLTGLVPPKISLVLNVGTAHIGEFGGREQIAEAKGEIVEALPPADAGGVAVLNADDPLVRAMASRTKARVILFGEAADADVRAENVRLTEQGQPSFTLHTPTGCSDVTMRLYGEHHVSNALAAAAVAHELGMSVDEIAPALSEAGTLSRWRMEVTERPDGVTVVNDAYNANPESMRAALRALAAMGQGRRTWAVLGQMAELGGEALAEHDAVGRLAVRLNVSKLVAVGGREASWLQLGAYNEGSWGEESVHVSDAQAAVDLLRSELRPGDVVLVKASRSVGLERVAQALLETTTEGEVAGR